In Terriglobia bacterium, the sequence CTGGTCAAGACGACATTGGCGAGCGAGAGCGGCACCAGAAACTTCCAGCCAAATGCCATGAGCTGGTCATATCGAAAGCGAGGCAAGGTTCCCCGCGTCCAGATATAAAAGAGCAGGAACGCTACGATCTTCACGACAAACCAGAACAGCGGCAATACCCCGCGCAACCACACCGGTCCAAAGGCGGGACCATGCCAGCCGCCAAAAAAAAGCGTGGTCGCAATGGCGGAAACGGTAATCATGTTGATGTATTCCGTCAGAAAAAACATGCCAAATTTCATCGAACTGTATTCAGTGTGAAACCCCGCCACCAGTTCATTCTCTGCTTCCGGCAGATCGAACGGCAAACGATTCGTCTCAGCAATGGCGCTGACAAAATAGGTGAAGAAGCTGATGAACAGGGGGAATACAAAGATGTTCCATTTGGGAATTATCCCGAACCACCGGCCCCCCTGGAGATCCACGATTTGTCCCAGGCTCAAGGTCCCGGTCACCAGAAGGACGCTGACCACGGAGAGGCCAAGCGACAGTTCGTAGCTGATCATCTGCGCCGACG encodes:
- the nuoH gene encoding NADH-quinone oxidoreductase subunit NuoH — translated: MTEFSLFLLGTTLKCIVVIAVLIGAVAYTTWLERKVVAHLQIRWGPSRVGWHGLLQPIADVLKLLLKEDMTPGQASKLIYVLAPLIAFVPAALSITVIPFGSVAQFGSQTVRFQITDLNVGILFIFAVTSVGVYGVALGGWASNNKYSLMGGLRSSAQMISYELSLGLSVVSVLLVTGTLSLGQIVDLQGGRWFGIIPKWNIFVFPLFISFFTYFVSAIAETNRLPFDLPEAENELVAGFHTEYSSMKFGMFFLTEYINMITVSAIATTLFFGGWHGPAFGPVWLRGVLPLFWFVVKIVAFLLFYIWTRGTLPRFRYDQLMAFGWKFLVPLSLANVVLTSLVVAWRA